CGCGTGTTTGAAAAATATGATTTCTTACTGATGCCCACTACCCCCACAACGGCGTTTCCGATCGGCGACAAAACCGAAGACCCGTTGCAGATGTATTTGGCAGACATCTTTACCGTGCAGGCCAATGTCGTAGGCAATCCGGCTATATCAATTCCTAATGGAGTGGATGCACAGGGACTGCCGATGGGATTGCAGATCATGGGCAAACCCTTTGAAGAAGCTCAGCTGCTGGCTTTTTCAAAGCAACTTACCGAAACACATACGCCGCAACATTCCGTTGGTCAGGCGATCAGCCATTGAAAAACGAAACGAAAAAAATGTAAAACCTAACGAGAAAACACCAAGAGCAATGATGGAATTGAAGCGAATCGCAGGGGTAGGAATGTTGATGGGGATGGTTTGGCTTGGAACAGGGACATCCGTTCGTTCACAGGAAGTGAGCATTGAAGCCGCCACAATGGAAGAGGAACTGTTGCAGGTGGAAGCCTTGGCGGATTCCACGGTACCGGAACGAGTGGTTCGAGAACGATTGGCTAAGCTGCAAAACGAGATTCCATTGCGGTATCACAAGGTAACCCATCAATTCGTTGAATATTTTATCTACAAAAAGCCGGACTTCGTCAGACGAATGCTGGAGCAGATGAACCTGTTTTTTCCGCTCTACGAGCAAACCCTCGAAAAATACGGGATGCCGCGAGAGTTGAAGTTCCTCTCATTGATCGAATCAGGATTAAACCCCCGTATCATATCGTATGCCGGGGCGGGAGGTTTGTGGCAGTTTATGCCGGCTACGGGCCGTGAATACGGCATGCACCAGGATGACTATATCGACGAACGCTTTGATCCCGTCAAATCTACGGATGCTGCCTGCCGTTATCTGAAGCGGTTGTATAATGCTTTCGGCGATTGGGAAATGGCATTGGCGGCTTATAATGTCGGTCCCGGCAACGTGAAACGTGCCATGCGCCGTTCAGGTTCAAGTACTTTCTGGGGAATCTATAATTTTCTTCCCAAACAGACGCGCCATTATGTGCCGCAATTTGTGGCCATTACGTATATGATGCATTATCATGCCGACCATGGTATCTTTCCCGAAACTCCTGAGTTCCCGACTGTATCAGATACGGTACATATCTCCGGTTATTTCAATCTCCATACGTTTGCCAAGCTGGGCGGAATTACCCTGGAGGAGTTGTATAAGCTGAATCCCAAACTGGTCAATACCGAACTGCCGGTCCATACCAAAAACTGTGTGGTACGGCTGCCGCTGCATTGCTTCCATTATTTGGCCGAAAATCGTCAAATGATCTGGGATTCAGCGTCCAAATCTTCAGTTACGCCGGTGCCTGCCCTGGCTTCGACAGCCGGCGAGCTTTCGGGCAGCGAAGAAGGAACTGCCGAGACCGACGAAGGTACTGATCTCAAAAAGGTATATCATACGGTCCGTTCGGGTGAAACACTGGCCAAAATTGCCAAGCGCTACCGGGTAAGTGCCGTTGAGCTGAAAAAATGGAACAGCTTACATTCCAATTCCATTCAAAGAGGAAAGCGTTTGGTAGTGTACAGAGAATCTCCGGCACCTGATCGTTTGGCCGCAGCTCCTGCCAAAACGAAGGCTAACGCAAAAATTAAAATTCGGTACCATCGCGTGCAATCCGGCGATACCCTCTCTACCATCGCCGAACGGTATGGAATCGACGTTTCCCGTTTGAAAAAAATCAACCGACTGCGCGGAAATATGGTTCGTAAAGGCCAAAAATTATTGGTTGGATAACCTAACACTTGTTAATTGTTAATTGTTAATCGTTATTTGGGGTTTTATTGGAATAGACTCCTGTCGATTAACAATTAACATCAAGTTATGGCTCTTTTTTACATCAAAGCCTTTCACCTTATCGGTGCCGTAGCCTGGTTTGCAGGCTTATTTTATTTGGTCCGGATGTTTGTTTATCACACCGAAGCTGACCAAAAGCCCGAGCACCTGCGCCAACCTTTCAAAGAGCAATTCGGCCTCATGGAATGGCGCGCGTACAAGATTATCTGCAATCCTGCCATGATGCTCACCTGGGCCTGCGGCCTGAGTATGACCTTTCTTAATCCCGGCTATTGGCAAATGGGCTGGTTTCACGTCAAATTTTCAATTATCATTCTTCTGACGATTTATCATCTCTGGTGCAAACGGATCATTATCAGGCTGGAAAAAGGCGAAAAGCCGTTTGATTCGTTTCAGTTTAGACTCCTTAACGAACTTCCGACTATTTTTCTGGTGAGCATCGTACTGCTTGGCGTTCTCAAAGATATGCTCAATTTCCTCTACGCCTTCGGCGGTGTGCTGGCATTTGGGGTACTGTTGTTTTTCTTTGCCAAGGCCTATAAAAAGCGGCGGGAGGGGTAGGGTGTTGTTCCTGCCTGAAATTTTCTTTTGAAACCATAACTCAGAAATGAAATGGCCGCAAACCTTTGGACAAGAGAGGAATTAATAGTGGCTTTTAACCTATACTTGAAGTTGCCTTTCGGTAAGATGCATAGCCGAAACGCAGATGTTATTCATCTGGCCACTATCATTGGAAGGACGCCCAATTCTGTCGCTTTCCGCCTTACTAATTTTGCAGCCGTTGATCCTTATCATCAGCAAAGAGGTGTGAAAGGAATGGCCGGTGGAAAAAAACAATGTCAGCCTATTTGGGACAAATTTATTGAGAATAAGGAGCAGTTGTTATTTGAAAGCGAGCGTATTCTTGCCCAAAAAGAGCACCAAACTCTAGAAAATAAATTTGAAGACCTACTTTTCGATATTAAAGATTTGAAAGGCGAGACAAAGCTTCGGGCTGTAAAAGTTCGCATCAACCAAAATATATTTAGGCAAATTGTTCTTTCAAATTATTCTACAAAATGCGCTGTTTCCGGAATAGATGTTCCTGATTTATTGGTCGCAAGTCATATCCTTCCTTGGGCCTCTAATGAAAGGGAAAGGCTGAATCCTGAAAATGGGATTTGCTTGTCCAGTCTTTATGATAAAGCGTTTGATAAAGGGTTAATTGGAATAACTGAACGATTTGAAGTGCTTATTTCGAAAGACTTGAAAAAGAATACTGCTAAAGAGTACTACCGGAAATACTTTGCTGAGTTAGAAAACAAAAAAATACTGCTTCCCATCAGATATTTGCCAAAGAAAGAGTTCCTGCAATTTCATTTGGATACTGTTTTTAGTAAACGGAATGGTTGAAAACTTCAAATCTTTGATTTTCAGCACCTGCAGGTAATGCAAAAGAAATCGTAAGTCTATTACCTATAGAGAAATTTTGCCATTTTACAGAATGTAATCTACTGTTAGTATAATACTTTTGGATTACAATCCTGAGAAATGATGTTTTTCGCTAAACTACCTCATCGAAAGTACTGCGGTGATTAATTTGGCCGATTGCTTCGCTAAGTGTTTCTTTGTTTAAACTCAAACCAAAATCCACATGATACGTTGGGGAATCATCGGGCCGGGGCGCATCGCGCACAAATTCGCCCAAGACTTATTGCAGGTAGAAGGAGCCAAACTCACCGCGGTGGCTTCGCGCGATCTGGGTCGGGCGCAGCTTTTTGCGCGCGAGTACGGCGCTGCGTATACGTACGGAAGTTATGAAGAAATCATCCATTGTCCGGAGTTGGATGCCGTGTACATTGCCTCGCCGCACATCGGGCATTTTGAGCATACGCTGCTGTGTCTGAACGCCAAAATTGCGGTGTTGTGCGAAAAACCCTTCGCCATGAATACCGCTCAGGTGAGCGAGATGATCCACGTGGCGCGCAGCAATAATGTATTTCTGATGGAAGCCCTGTGGACACGGTTTTTGCCCACTACGCTCAAAGCCCTCGAACTCATTGAAGCGGGAGCCATTGGGAAAGTATTGGGTGTAAAGGCGGACTTTGGCTTTAAAGCCCCTTATGACGTTGACAAACGCACGTTTAACAAAGACCTCGGCGGCGGAGCATTGCTGGACATCGGCATTTATCCGTTGTTTTTGTCGTACCTGATTCTGGGCAAACCCACCAAGATCACGGCACAGGCTATTTTCGGGGCGACGAAAGTGGATGAATCGACCGGTATGACCCTGACCTATGCCGACGAACAGTTTGCCTTTTTGGATTGCACTTTCATGGCCCATACGCCCTGCGAGGCTTTTATCTACGGAGAAAAAGGAAGCATTGCCATTGCTTCCCGCTGGCACGAAAGCAAGTCTCTGACAGTTACCTACGAAAACGAAACGACCGAAACATTTACCTTTGACCGCCCGACCTGGGGGTACCAATACGAAATTGAAGACGCCAATGCCTGTTTGACGGCCGGAAAACTCGAAAGTGACGGTTGGTCACTGACTGACAGCATGAACCTGATCTCGTTGCTGGATGCCGTACGGAAGGAAATCGGGCTGGTGTATAAGGACTTTGACGTAGAGGAGGAAGCGTAAGAATGACATTGCTGATTGTACAATGAAAACGGCATTCTCCCGAAAACAGGACCGGACTGCAAGAGTGATCTTTATACCGATTGCGGCTTTGGTGGCTTCGCATGTCGTATTTACGAAGCAATTCCCGTGGCAGGCGACCTACCAATTCCCGTTACCGTATTTTCTGACCGTGGTCACAGTGATGTTTTCCTGCCGGGAGGTCAACGTGCGGCTTTTTTTGTGGATGGATACCCGTCTGCCCTTCAATGTCAATCCGGTGGAGAGGATCGGGCGGCAGATATCTCTTAATGCCCCGGCTACGATGGGTGCTTTTCTGGTGGTATTTCCTTTGTCGCAGCTTGTGTACGCAGGACGCTGGCCGGCTTTTTCCACGCTTATCACGGGGATGGTGGTTTGCGCGGTGATTGCCACTATTTTTAACGGAGCTTACATTTTTCGCTATTTACTTCGGACCATTGATTGGGAAAAAGCGCAAAAATCCGCTTCCGTTGACGACGAATCAAGGGAGAAAAGCCGGGGGTATCTACCGCCGGCGACCTCGCTCATTCGGGTGGAGGTCAGTCACGGACAACTTCTGCTGCTTCCTGAGGAGATCGCTTATTTCTATTCTACCGGCGCGATGGTGCTTTTGGTAAAAACGGATGGCGCTAAGATACCCACCGCTTATCAGGCCTTGACCCAACTTTCGGAACAGTTGACGAGCCATTATTTCTTTCCGTTAAGTCGGCAAATCGTAGTGGGTTTGGGAGCGATAAAAGCGGTGAAAGATGATGTAAACCGAAAATTGGTTGTATCGCTGGTACCCTCCCTGCATCAGCACCGGGCTACCGAACAGGTGGTG
Above is a window of Runella slithyformis DSM 19594 DNA encoding:
- a CDS encoding lytic transglycosylase domain-containing protein; this translates as MMELKRIAGVGMLMGMVWLGTGTSVRSQEVSIEAATMEEELLQVEALADSTVPERVVRERLAKLQNEIPLRYHKVTHQFVEYFIYKKPDFVRRMLEQMNLFFPLYEQTLEKYGMPRELKFLSLIESGLNPRIISYAGAGGLWQFMPATGREYGMHQDDYIDERFDPVKSTDAACRYLKRLYNAFGDWEMALAAYNVGPGNVKRAMRRSGSSTFWGIYNFLPKQTRHYVPQFVAITYMMHYHADHGIFPETPEFPTVSDTVHISGYFNLHTFAKLGGITLEELYKLNPKLVNTELPVHTKNCVVRLPLHCFHYLAENRQMIWDSASKSSVTPVPALASTAGELSGSEEGTAETDEGTDLKKVYHTVRSGETLAKIAKRYRVSAVELKKWNSLHSNSIQRGKRLVVYRESPAPDRLAAAPAKTKANAKIKIRYHRVQSGDTLSTIAERYGIDVSRLKKINRLRGNMVRKGQKLLVG
- the hemJ gene encoding protoporphyrinogen oxidase HemJ; translated protein: MALFYIKAFHLIGAVAWFAGLFYLVRMFVYHTEADQKPEHLRQPFKEQFGLMEWRAYKIICNPAMMLTWACGLSMTFLNPGYWQMGWFHVKFSIIILLTIYHLWCKRIIIRLEKGEKPFDSFQFRLLNELPTIFLVSIVLLGVLKDMLNFLYAFGGVLAFGVLLFFFAKAYKKRREG
- a CDS encoding HNH endonuclease — encoded protein: MAANLWTREELIVAFNLYLKLPFGKMHSRNADVIHLATIIGRTPNSVAFRLTNFAAVDPYHQQRGVKGMAGGKKQCQPIWDKFIENKEQLLFESERILAQKEHQTLENKFEDLLFDIKDLKGETKLRAVKVRINQNIFRQIVLSNYSTKCAVSGIDVPDLLVASHILPWASNERERLNPENGICLSSLYDKAFDKGLIGITERFEVLISKDLKKNTAKEYYRKYFAELENKKILLPIRYLPKKEFLQFHLDTVFSKRNG
- a CDS encoding Gfo/Idh/MocA family protein — its product is MIRWGIIGPGRIAHKFAQDLLQVEGAKLTAVASRDLGRAQLFAREYGAAYTYGSYEEIIHCPELDAVYIASPHIGHFEHTLLCLNAKIAVLCEKPFAMNTAQVSEMIHVARSNNVFLMEALWTRFLPTTLKALELIEAGAIGKVLGVKADFGFKAPYDVDKRTFNKDLGGGALLDIGIYPLFLSYLILGKPTKITAQAIFGATKVDESTGMTLTYADEQFAFLDCTFMAHTPCEAFIYGEKGSIAIASRWHESKSLTVTYENETTETFTFDRPTWGYQYEIEDANACLTAGKLESDGWSLTDSMNLISLLDAVRKEIGLVYKDFDVEEEA
- a CDS encoding LytTR family DNA-binding domain-containing protein, coding for MKTAFSRKQDRTARVIFIPIAALVASHVVFTKQFPWQATYQFPLPYFLTVVTVMFSCREVNVRLFLWMDTRLPFNVNPVERIGRQISLNAPATMGAFLVVFPLSQLVYAGRWPAFSTLITGMVVCAVIATIFNGAYIFRYLLRTIDWEKAQKSASVDDESREKSRGYLPPATSLIRVEVSHGQLLLLPEEIAYFYSTGAMVLLVKTDGAKIPTAYQALTQLSEQLTSHYFFPLSRQIVVGLGAIKAVKDDVNRKLVVSLVPSLHQHRATEQVVVSRYRSAEFSKWLQTAVPS